A DNA window from Chryseobacterium sp. MEBOG06 contains the following coding sequences:
- a CDS encoding DUF4132 domain-containing protein, with protein sequence MSELLGSNTHSKFFMNNADYPDFFEKIHELTQKIEVKEKKFEGKIFSWLNATFKKSDLYASMFYLVGEDSNKLDMVLSYFDQFDLALRELLTRNILGEFYCYSFSYGLGQKKKAVTPFQKEFAFKIIKDRGESLIASGINILLQNPLNKEEIMTFFDMFKRKGGVLRKKLIQLVTEQEDEVVAPLVEELMTKGDVEQRAASLDIMLQLQKDKRASSQIIRWTQQYSERSKISEREKGLLEQINPSGEQTILSAENGFGFYDPSVISKYALPKVEADSIYVQATKNDKYGFTLSIAKIKEELKKLNDLFLQHKDHEYESEEWDNSVTKVLMGNTFRTIKRNTEGFTPQQLAENYPLHEVWEQWFKDSGMLPRDLFLLTFAENCDRKVFRNFLEDYVFYHKEFIPNPTKGTYYWENPINMILGSLKYKFVFEEVIDFAIDACSTLFANLPEDVINYKGKDSGDYYYRDQGNGWQQLGFFDAFLLSIPKKNLTDEQHIKQWNLYRWMQYNGLPENITKSVPNFYFFCKAYELKVITKGELFEGILTADSAISDLTTIKSNYNTEKYLESFPFLKPMIEEIQDKFLDIELIRGDSNTSVSHFVQQFRSIYGAHRFVQILKGLGKSGLYANYIYSYGDESMTKQKLFSWLISNCYPLESDTQKSFDEIVKKENITELRLIQAAVYAPQWQHFVSSYLGWKGLDSAIWWMHAHTKTGAYEAQNAKLESEVAKYSSVDIQEFKDGAVDKDWFTKAYKELGKTRWEMLYESAKYISDGNGHRRARLYSDTLAGILKIKEVTAKVKDKRDQDYLRVYGLVPLSKANPEKDVLSRYEYIQQFKKESKEFGSMKQASEALAIRVALENLARNAGYPDPIRLTWAMETKQIQSLLSKDTQVTIDGVTVGLIIEDNGKAELVVFRDDKQLKSIPPKIKKDKAVVELGNNRKIMREQWIRSRKGLEEAMIRGDEFLLKEIKTLFEHPVIVKHLEKLVFISNDKKIGFFVSGNLVNADGEIQELNEDNTLRIAHCVDLHQHSVWSDYQHYCFKEKLVQPFKQIFRELYVPTPDELKERSVSRRYAGHQIQPKQALALLKTRGWKVDYEEGLQKVYHKEGFQVKLYAMADWFSPAEVESPTLETIEFHSLKDYKNIPFEEINSRLFSEVMRDIDLVVSVAHVGDVDPEASHSSIEMRAVLMKETARLFRLDNVRINGSHVFVKGQMAEYSVHLGSAVVHQVPGKYLSILPVHSQHRGRLFLPFADDDPRSAEVLSKVLLLAKDNEIQDPTILSQIKREYV encoded by the coding sequence TTGTCAGAATTATTAGGATCCAATACCCATTCTAAATTCTTTATGAATAATGCCGATTATCCGGATTTCTTTGAAAAAATCCACGAACTGACGCAAAAAATAGAGGTAAAGGAAAAGAAATTTGAAGGGAAAATATTCTCATGGCTAAATGCAACCTTCAAAAAAAGTGATTTGTATGCTTCCATGTTTTATCTGGTAGGAGAAGACAGCAATAAGCTGGACATGGTTTTGTCTTATTTTGATCAGTTTGATCTTGCATTGCGTGAATTACTGACCCGAAATATTTTAGGTGAATTTTATTGCTATTCATTTTCCTACGGACTAGGACAGAAGAAAAAAGCAGTGACTCCTTTCCAAAAGGAATTTGCTTTTAAAATTATAAAGGATAGGGGAGAATCCTTAATTGCCTCAGGAATTAATATCTTGCTTCAAAATCCTTTAAACAAAGAAGAGATTATGACTTTCTTTGATATGTTTAAAAGAAAAGGTGGTGTACTCCGTAAGAAACTCATACAACTGGTTACAGAACAAGAAGACGAAGTAGTGGCCCCGTTGGTTGAAGAATTAATGACTAAAGGGGACGTGGAACAGAGAGCTGCATCTCTGGATATCATGCTGCAGCTTCAAAAAGATAAAAGAGCATCTTCTCAGATTATCCGTTGGACACAACAGTATTCTGAAAGATCAAAAATTTCTGAAAGAGAAAAAGGCTTACTGGAGCAGATTAATCCTTCAGGAGAACAGACCATACTTTCCGCTGAAAACGGATTTGGATTTTATGATCCTTCCGTAATTTCAAAGTATGCATTACCCAAGGTAGAGGCAGATTCAATATATGTGCAGGCAACCAAAAATGATAAATATGGTTTCACCCTATCCATTGCCAAGATAAAAGAAGAATTAAAAAAACTTAATGATTTATTTCTGCAGCATAAAGACCATGAATATGAATCAGAGGAGTGGGATAATTCTGTAACCAAAGTATTAATGGGAAATACTTTCCGTACGATTAAAAGAAATACAGAGGGGTTTACTCCTCAGCAGTTAGCCGAAAATTATCCCCTGCATGAAGTATGGGAACAGTGGTTTAAAGATTCAGGAATGCTGCCGAGAGATTTATTTTTGCTGACATTTGCTGAAAATTGCGACCGAAAAGTCTTTAGAAATTTTCTGGAAGATTACGTATTCTATCATAAAGAATTTATCCCTAACCCTACAAAAGGAACTTATTATTGGGAAAACCCTATCAATATGATTCTGGGTTCATTAAAATATAAGTTCGTCTTTGAGGAAGTGATCGATTTTGCAATAGATGCTTGTAGTACACTATTTGCCAACCTTCCTGAAGATGTTATTAACTATAAGGGAAAAGATAGTGGAGATTATTATTACCGGGATCAGGGGAACGGCTGGCAGCAACTAGGCTTTTTTGATGCCTTTTTATTGTCTATCCCTAAGAAGAATCTTACAGATGAACAGCACATCAAGCAATGGAATTTATACCGATGGATGCAGTATAACGGATTGCCGGAAAACATTACAAAGTCTGTTCCTAACTTCTATTTCTTCTGTAAAGCTTACGAATTAAAAGTTATTACAAAAGGAGAGTTGTTTGAGGGAATTCTGACTGCTGATTCAGCGATCAGTGACCTTACAACAATTAAATCCAATTATAATACTGAGAAATATTTAGAATCATTTCCTTTCCTAAAGCCTATGATTGAAGAAATTCAGGATAAGTTTCTGGATATAGAACTGATTCGTGGAGATTCCAATACTTCGGTTTCACACTTTGTACAGCAGTTTCGATCTATTTATGGAGCCCATCGTTTCGTTCAGATCCTGAAAGGATTAGGTAAATCTGGATTATATGCCAATTACATATACAGTTATGGAGACGAAAGTATGACCAAGCAAAAGCTGTTCTCCTGGCTTATTTCTAACTGCTATCCTTTAGAAAGTGATACTCAGAAATCATTTGATGAAATCGTAAAAAAAGAAAATATTACAGAACTTCGTTTAATACAGGCTGCAGTATACGCACCGCAATGGCAGCATTTTGTAAGCAGCTATTTAGGTTGGAAAGGATTAGATTCAGCGATCTGGTGGATGCATGCCCATACCAAAACAGGAGCCTATGAGGCGCAAAATGCAAAACTGGAAAGTGAAGTGGCAAAATATTCATCAGTAGACATTCAGGAATTTAAAGACGGTGCGGTAGATAAAGACTGGTTTACAAAAGCCTATAAGGAGCTGGGAAAAACCCGTTGGGAGATGTTATACGAATCTGCTAAATATATATCAGATGGAAATGGACACCGAAGAGCAAGGCTGTATTCTGATACACTGGCAGGAATTTTAAAGATCAAAGAAGTAACCGCAAAAGTGAAAGATAAACGTGATCAGGATTATCTTCGTGTATATGGACTTGTACCACTGAGTAAAGCAAATCCTGAGAAAGATGTGCTGAGCCGGTATGAATATATCCAGCAGTTCAAAAAAGAAAGTAAAGAGTTCGGTTCCATGAAGCAGGCGAGTGAAGCACTGGCTATTCGCGTAGCTCTGGAAAATCTCGCCCGTAATGCCGGTTATCCGGATCCGATAAGATTAACCTGGGCAATGGAAACCAAACAAATTCAGTCTCTCTTATCAAAAGATACTCAGGTCACCATTGATGGGGTTACAGTAGGTTTGATCATAGAAGATAATGGAAAAGCCGAATTAGTTGTTTTTAGGGATGATAAGCAATTAAAATCTATTCCGCCAAAGATTAAGAAAGATAAAGCAGTAGTGGAGTTGGGGAATAATCGTAAGATCATGCGTGAGCAATGGATTCGCTCCAGAAAAGGACTGGAAGAAGCAATGATAAGAGGTGATGAATTCCTTTTAAAAGAGATCAAGACTCTTTTTGAACATCCTGTTATTGTAAAACATTTAGAAAAGCTTGTATTTATTTCCAATGATAAAAAAATAGGATTCTTTGTCAGTGGAAATCTTGTAAACGCTGATGGTGAGATTCAGGAATTGAATGAAGATAATACTCTGCGTATTGCTCACTGTGTAGATTTGCATCAGCATTCTGTCTGGAGTGATTATCAGCATTATTGTTTTAAAGAAAAACTGGTACAGCCATTTAAACAGATATTTAGGGAACTTTATGTCCCTACGCCAGATGAACTTAAAGAAAGATCTGTGTCACGCCGTTATGCAGGGCATCAGATTCAGCCAAAGCAAGCACTGGCACTTCTAAAAACGAGGGGCTGGAAAGTAGACTATGAAGAAGGATTGCAGAAAGTTTATCATAAAGAAGGATTCCAGGTAAAACTCTATGCTATGGCAGACTGGTTTTCACCTGCTGAGGTAGAAAGTCCAACTCTGGAGACTATAGAATTTCATTCATTAAAGGACTACAAGAATATACCTTTTGAAGAGATCAATTCAAGGTTGTTTTCAGAGGTTATGAGGGATATAGATCTGGTTGTTTCAGTAGCTCATGTTGGAGATGTTGATCCTGAAGCAAGCCATTCATCTATTGAAATGAGAGCTGTATTAATGAAAGAGACAGCCCGTTTATTCAGATTGGATAATGTAAGAATCAATGGCTCCCATGTATTTGTAAAAGGGCAGATGGCAGAATACAGTGTCCATTTGGGAAGTGCTGTAGTACATCAGGTACCGGGGAAATATTTATCAATACTTCCAGTTCATTCACAGCACAGGGGGAGACTATTTCTACCTTTTGCAGATGATGATCCGAGGTCCGCAGAAGTATTGTCTAAAGTATTACTGCTGGCCAAAGACAACGAAATACAGGATCCAACTATATTATCGCAGATAAAGCGTGAGTATGTATAA
- a CDS encoding DUF3276 family protein, with protein sequence MSEYKERHENEIFTKVLKAGRRTYFFDVRETKAGDYYLTITESKKNFGENGEATFEKHKIYLYKEDFKSFQEMFNESTDFIINEKGEDVISEKHDKDFKSKSYTIDSDDEV encoded by the coding sequence ATGAGTGAATACAAGGAACGCCATGAAAATGAAATTTTCACGAAGGTGTTAAAAGCAGGGAGAAGAACTTATTTCTTTGATGTGCGCGAGACGAAAGCAGGAGATTATTATCTTACTATTACAGAGAGTAAGAAGAATTTTGGAGAGAATGGAGAAGCTACATTCGAGAAGCATAAAATTTACCTTTACAAGGAAGATTTTAAGAGTTTTCAGGAGATGTTTAATGAGTCCACAGATTTCATCATTAACGAAAAGGGTGAGGATGTAATTTCAGAAAAACATGACAAAGACTTTAAAAGCAAATCTTATACAATAGATTCTGACGACGAAGTTTAA
- the yajC gene encoding preprotein translocase subunit YajC — protein sequence MLTLFLQAQGSSPMMLIMMGVMFVGFYFLMIRPQMKKQKQEKNFQENLKVGTRVVLTSGLHGRIAQVQDDGFVIETLSGKLKFEKAAVSREMTETRFGDKAKTADKSADKKEIETEEKK from the coding sequence ATGTTGACATTATTTTTACAGGCCCAGGGATCTTCACCAATGATGCTGATCATGATGGGTGTAATGTTTGTAGGATTTTATTTCCTGATGATAAGGCCTCAGATGAAAAAGCAGAAACAGGAGAAAAACTTCCAGGAAAACCTTAAAGTAGGAACCAGAGTGGTACTTACATCCGGTCTTCACGGAAGAATTGCTCAGGTTCAGGATGATGGTTTTGTAATCGAAACGTTATCTGGAAAGCTGAAGTTTGAAAAAGCGGCTGTTTCAAGAGAAATGACAGAAACCCGTTTCGGAGATAAAGCAAAAACTGCTGACAAATCAGCTGACAAAAAAGAAATAGAAACTGAA
- a CDS encoding ABC transporter ATP-binding protein, with amino-acid sequence MKALKTLNPYFLKHKILLFWGVLFIIASNFFNIYKVQFVGKSVDELTKNGNLGFNHQVLIYVGIIVGCSLLTGFFTFMMRQTIIVASRRIEYELKNKIYRHYQDLSLTDYKQTTIGDLMNRLSEDVVAVRMYLGPGVMYVANLIVLVVITAIYMVKTDASMTLWTLLPLPILSLAIYKVSSIINKKSKIMQKSQSAISTFVQDSFSGIRVVKFFAREKYIEKNYGVKVTDYQNKALDLAKTEAYFFTIILFVIGLLNVAIIWIGGAKYIAGELSIGKIADFFMYINTLIFPFSMVGWVTSVNQRAEASMQRINEFMDKKSEIVNTNFENYPIKGDIEFRNVSYIYPNTGIKALDNLSFKVKAGESLAIMGKTGSGKSTIALLLCRLIDPTEGEILIDGKNLKEHNIENYRNFIGYIPQESYLFSDSIENNIGFAINHPSHQQVVEYAQIADVHKNIIEFKDQYKTLVGERGVMLSGGQKQRICIARALIKDPKIIIFDDSLSALDTETEQNILGNIDKKISNATSIIITHRESSAQKADQIINLTEIANSVTA; translated from the coding sequence ATGAAAGCGCTAAAAACCCTAAACCCTTATTTTCTGAAACATAAGATACTTTTGTTTTGGGGGGTATTATTCATCATTGCCAGTAATTTTTTTAATATATATAAAGTTCAGTTTGTAGGAAAATCTGTGGATGAGCTTACAAAAAATGGAAATCTTGGCTTCAATCATCAGGTTCTTATCTATGTAGGAATTATTGTAGGCTGTTCACTTTTGACAGGTTTTTTCACCTTCATGATGAGACAGACAATCATTGTTGCTTCCAGAAGAATCGAATATGAACTTAAAAATAAAATTTACAGGCATTATCAGGATTTATCTTTAACGGATTATAAGCAGACGACCATTGGAGACTTAATGAACAGATTAAGTGAAGATGTAGTGGCTGTAAGAATGTATCTAGGTCCCGGAGTAATGTATGTTGCCAATCTTATTGTTCTTGTGGTGATCACAGCCATTTACATGGTAAAAACGGATGCTTCAATGACTTTGTGGACGTTATTACCACTTCCTATTTTATCTTTGGCTATCTATAAGGTGAGTTCAATTATTAATAAGAAGTCTAAGATAATGCAGAAAAGCCAGTCTGCTATTTCAACTTTCGTACAGGACAGTTTTTCGGGAATCCGTGTGGTGAAATTTTTTGCAAGAGAAAAATACATCGAAAAAAACTATGGGGTAAAAGTAACTGATTACCAAAACAAAGCACTTGATCTTGCTAAAACAGAGGCTTATTTCTTTACCATTATTCTATTTGTAATAGGATTACTGAATGTTGCTATTATCTGGATTGGAGGGGCTAAATATATTGCAGGAGAGCTAAGTATCGGTAAGATTGCTGATTTCTTTATGTACATCAATACCCTGATATTCCCTTTCTCTATGGTAGGATGGGTAACTTCTGTCAATCAAAGAGCTGAAGCATCTATGCAAAGAATCAATGAATTCATGGATAAAAAATCAGAGATTGTGAATACGAACTTTGAAAACTATCCTATTAAAGGAGATATTGAATTCAGAAATGTATCTTATATCTATCCCAATACGGGAATCAAAGCGCTGGATAATTTAAGCTTTAAGGTAAAGGCTGGAGAGTCTTTGGCGATCATGGGTAAAACCGGAAGCGGAAAATCAACCATTGCCTTACTTTTATGCAGGCTTATAGATCCTACTGAAGGAGAAATCTTAATTGACGGTAAAAACCTTAAAGAGCATAATATTGAGAATTACAGAAACTTCATCGGGTATATTCCTCAGGAAAGCTATTTATTCTCAGATTCCATTGAAAACAACATTGGTTTTGCCATTAACCACCCTTCTCATCAACAGGTTGTAGAGTATGCTCAGATTGCAGATGTTCACAAAAATATTATTGAGTTTAAAGATCAATATAAAACACTGGTCGGTGAACGGGGGGTAATGCTTTCGGGAGGACAAAAGCAAAGAATATGTATTGCAAGAGCCTTAATAAAGGATCCAAAAATCATTATTTTCGACGATTCACTATCTGCATTAGATACTGAAACGGAGCAGAATATTCTCGGAAATATAGATAAAAAAATCAGTAATGCTACCTCCATAATTATCACGCACAGAGAGTCTAGCGCTCAAAAAGCCGATCAAATCATCAACCTCACAGAAATTGCCAATTCTGTAACTGCTTAG
- a CDS encoding DUF1573 domain-containing protein, with translation MKKTLSIIALSIIGFGLVSCKKENKETQNAETIVTDSAAAVTPVIGDSTAHPATGEAAAAPVSNEPSTSLALSESNFDFGKIKKGDKVEHVYEVTNTGKNPLIISEVKPGCGCTAPDFTKEPIMPGKKGKITLHFDSSNFDGNVQKYADVFANVEKAPIKLTFTANIQP, from the coding sequence ATGAAAAAGACGTTATCAATTATCGCCTTGTCTATTATTGGTTTTGGGTTGGTTTCATGTAAAAAAGAAAACAAAGAAACTCAAAACGCTGAAACTATAGTTACAGATTCTGCCGCAGCAGTTACTCCGGTAATCGGTGATTCTACAGCCCATCCTGCTACAGGTGAAGCAGCTGCAGCTCCGGTTTCAAACGAGCCTTCTACTTCTCTTGCTTTATCTGAAAGCAACTTTGACTTTGGAAAGATCAAAAAAGGAGATAAAGTAGAGCACGTATATGAAGTGACTAACACAGGGAAAAATCCATTGATCATTTCTGAAGTAAAGCCAGGATGTGGATGTACAGCTCCTGATTTCACGAAAGAACCTATTATGCCTGGTAAAAAAGGTAAAATTACATTGCATTTTGACTCTTCAAACTTTGACGGAAACGTTCAGAAGTATGCAGATGTTTTTGCAAATGTAGAAAAAGCTCCAATCAAATTAACGTTCACTGCGAACATTCAACCATAA
- a CDS encoding transcription antitermination protein NusB: MLGRRQIREKVVQTVYSYYQNPVKFDVLEKNMFAGIEKIYYLYIYQLNFLVSLKELAENQIEIGKNKYLKTDADINPNQKFINNQVLHKLEENPERLFFTGQHKQLKWDLHDDLLVKTFQRITAGKRYQDFMKEDGYSFEEDQKFIGKLFLRYIAENDDFHDYLGDKELSWYDDIHIANSMVQKTIGFLREDEESRTLIKMIKDEEDKTFAAKLLRDTLNNWESNEKKLEERLENWDLERVSLMDKVILSTAIAELDNFALTPSRVIINEYIEIAKVFATDRSNIFVNGILDKYCKDQNRI, translated from the coding sequence ATGTTAGGAAGACGACAAATCCGTGAAAAAGTAGTACAGACCGTGTATTCATACTACCAAAATCCTGTAAAGTTCGATGTTTTAGAGAAAAACATGTTTGCCGGGATAGAAAAAATCTATTATCTATACATCTATCAGCTCAACTTTTTGGTGAGCCTGAAAGAATTGGCAGAAAATCAGATTGAAATTGGTAAGAATAAATACCTTAAAACCGATGCTGATATTAATCCTAACCAAAAATTCATCAACAATCAGGTATTGCATAAACTGGAAGAAAATCCTGAAAGATTATTTTTCACAGGGCAGCACAAACAGCTAAAATGGGATCTGCATGATGATTTATTGGTGAAAACTTTCCAAAGAATTACCGCCGGAAAGCGTTATCAGGATTTTATGAAAGAAGATGGTTATTCTTTTGAAGAAGATCAGAAATTTATCGGCAAATTATTTTTAAGATATATCGCTGAAAATGATGATTTTCATGATTATCTTGGAGATAAGGAACTTTCATGGTATGATGATATCCATATTGCGAACTCTATGGTGCAGAAAACAATTGGTTTCCTGAGAGAGGACGAAGAAAGCAGAACACTGATCAAAATGATCAAAGATGAAGAGGATAAGACATTCGCAGCTAAGTTGTTGAGAGATACTCTGAATAATTGGGAAAGCAATGAAAAGAAACTGGAAGAGAGATTAGAAAACTGGGATCTGGAAAGAGTTTCTTTAATGGATAAAGTTATTTTGTCAACGGCTATTGCAGAACTTGATAATTTTGCTTTAACCCCTTCAAGAGTTATTATTAATGAATATATTGAAATTGCAAAAGTATTTGCTACAGACCGTTCAAATATTTTCGTTAATGGTATTTTAGATAAATATTGTAAAGATCAAAATAGAATATAA